A single genomic interval of Desulfomicrobium macestii harbors:
- a CDS encoding RNA-guided endonuclease InsQ/TnpB family protein has product MSKAIRNCTLRLYPTAKQARQLESWLELHRLLYNQSLAERRDAWCEGKRSVSYNEQQNALPAMKEEKPWYLPLGSHALQETVRRVDRGFKAFFRRLKSGQKPGYPRFKAKDRFDSFTYPCVAGWKLTELSSGRGVLAVTNLGHIKLRGTCRVNLLGLDRKQMTCCTIRRNWGKWYTTITYHTTLSALARPVAEDPESMTGLDAGLKSLGVLADGTEILRKRHLNEDVAMIKAASRSISRKMKGSANRRKAVRELSRIHGRVANRRKDYLDKTAAKIVSTTSFLAVEDLAVKNMMAKGGMWKRGLNKSMADAALGRFLIILGYKAEEAGCQFVRVNPRGTTQDCSRCGETVLKTLSDRIHNCPHCGLVMDRDQNAAINILFRGLALAGREPSAVWRDVRLGPKAEQSRRSTKPHQCVMHSCG; this is encoded by the coding sequence ATGTCGAAGGCAATAAGAAATTGCACACTGAGGCTGTATCCAACAGCCAAGCAAGCCAGGCAGCTTGAGTCCTGGCTTGAGTTGCATCGACTGCTCTACAACCAGAGCCTCGCCGAGCGCCGGGACGCCTGGTGCGAGGGGAAGCGTTCCGTCTCCTACAACGAGCAGCAGAACGCGCTGCCCGCCATGAAGGAGGAGAAGCCATGGTACTTGCCGCTTGGTTCTCACGCCCTTCAGGAGACCGTCAGGCGCGTGGACCGAGGGTTCAAAGCTTTCTTCCGCCGCCTGAAAAGCGGCCAGAAGCCCGGGTATCCACGCTTCAAGGCAAAGGATCGTTTCGACAGCTTTACCTATCCCTGCGTTGCGGGCTGGAAGCTGACGGAACTCAGCAGCGGCCGCGGCGTTCTTGCCGTGACCAACTTGGGCCACATCAAGCTTAGAGGGACGTGTCGAGTGAATCTCCTAGGGCTGGATCGAAAGCAGATGACCTGCTGCACGATCCGTAGAAACTGGGGTAAATGGTACACGACCATCACCTATCACACGACGCTGTCCGCGCTTGCCAGGCCCGTAGCCGAGGATCCAGAGTCCATGACCGGCCTTGACGCTGGGCTTAAATCGCTTGGTGTCTTGGCCGATGGCACCGAGATCCTGCGCAAACGCCATCTCAATGAGGACGTGGCCATGATCAAGGCCGCCAGCCGTAGCATCTCGCGGAAGATGAAAGGCTCCGCGAATCGCAGAAAAGCTGTGCGCGAACTGTCGCGCATCCACGGGCGCGTCGCGAACCGGCGCAAGGACTATTTAGACAAGACCGCGGCCAAGATCGTGTCCACCACGTCATTCCTGGCCGTGGAAGACCTTGCGGTCAAAAACATGATGGCAAAAGGTGGAATGTGGAAGCGTGGACTAAACAAGTCCATGGCTGACGCTGCCCTCGGACGTTTCCTGATAATACTCGGCTACAAAGCGGAAGAAGCTGGTTGCCAGTTTGTAAGAGTGAACCCCAGGGGCACGACACAGGACTGCAGTCGATGCGGAGAAACGGTTCTAAAGACCCTTTCCGATCGCATTCATAACTGCCCCCATTGTGGACTGGTCATGGATCGTGATCAGAACGCCGCCATCAATATACTTTTCCGGGGCCTCGCCCTGGCCGGGCGGGAACCGTCCGCGGTGTGGAGGGATGTCAGACTCGGCCCTAAAGCCGAGCAATCCCGTCGAAGCACGAAACCCCATCAATGCGTAATGCATAGTTGTGGGTAG